A stretch of the Nitratireductor thuwali genome encodes the following:
- the secDF gene encoding protein translocase subunit SecDF — protein sequence MLHFPRWQTILIWLAVALGIAYAAPNIIPASYFSSLPSWAPSQPMTLGLDLQGGSHILLQLDREELVEERLKSARDDVRRLLREERIGYTGLSVSGNAVQVRIRDDSQVPAAREALAELTAPVASGLFGSGSISEMTISEPQPGLLRLTLTDEGIDYRLGSALSQSIEVVSRRVNELGTTEPVIQRQGDDRILVQVPGLQDPQRLKDILGQTAKMTFQMVDQSVPVQEAIESRPPPGTSIMYSMDDPPVPYVIEDRVIVSGENLVDAQATFDQRTNEPVVSFRFDTKGATRFGQATQENVGRLFAIILDGQVISAPQIREPILGGSGQISGNFTVQSANDLAVLLRAGALPATLTVIEERTVGPGLGQDSIDAGKVASMIGAVLVVAFMVAVYGLLGIFAVVALGANIAMIIAILSGLGATLTLPGIAGIVLTMGMAVDSNVLVFERIREERAGGRSIIQAIDAGFSKALATIVDANVTTLIAAVILFYLGTGPVRGFAVTLAIGIVTTVFSAYTLTRWMVAVWVKTRRPKELPASPLHVIPPETAVRFMRLRRFTFSLSALASIAALALFMTVNMNYGIDFKGGSSIEVQAIEGEADIADIRSRLSGLNLGEVQVQEFGDPRDVLIRVQAQDGGENAEQTVITKVRDALEADYDFRRVEVVGPTVSGELARAGTIAVLASLFAILIYIWLRFEWQFAVGAILATTHDVIMTIGFFVVTGIEFNLTSIAAILTIVGYSLNDTVVVYDRVRENLRRYKKMPLPQLLDLSMNQTLSRTVMTSVTTLLALVALYVFGGEVIRSFTAAMIFGVLIGTYSSIFVASPLLILFRMRTGGQEAGEEAEKQPVTGAAAKG from the coding sequence ATGTTACATTTTCCGCGCTGGCAGACGATCCTGATCTGGTTGGCCGTGGCGCTCGGCATTGCCTACGCTGCTCCGAATATCATTCCGGCGTCCTATTTTTCGTCGCTGCCTTCCTGGGCGCCGTCGCAACCGATGACGCTCGGCCTCGACCTTCAGGGCGGCTCCCACATCCTTCTGCAGCTCGATCGCGAGGAACTCGTCGAGGAGCGGTTGAAGAGCGCGCGCGACGATGTGCGCCGGCTGCTGCGCGAGGAACGAATCGGCTACACCGGCCTGTCCGTCTCGGGAAATGCGGTGCAGGTGCGTATCCGCGACGACAGCCAGGTCCCGGCGGCGCGCGAGGCGCTTGCCGAACTGACGGCGCCGGTGGCCTCGGGGCTGTTCGGATCGGGTTCGATTTCCGAAATGACGATCAGCGAGCCTCAGCCGGGCCTTCTGCGCCTCACGCTGACCGACGAAGGCATCGATTATCGGCTTGGCTCAGCCCTTTCCCAGTCGATCGAAGTGGTCAGCCGCCGCGTCAACGAGCTGGGCACGACGGAGCCGGTCATCCAGCGCCAGGGCGACGACCGCATACTGGTGCAGGTGCCGGGTCTTCAGGACCCGCAACGGCTGAAGGACATTCTCGGCCAGACGGCGAAGATGACCTTCCAGATGGTCGACCAGTCCGTCCCGGTGCAGGAAGCGATCGAAAGCCGCCCGCCGCCCGGCACGTCCATCATGTATTCCATGGACGATCCGCCGGTACCCTACGTCATCGAGGATCGCGTGATCGTGTCGGGCGAGAATCTCGTCGACGCCCAGGCGACCTTCGACCAGCGGACCAACGAGCCCGTGGTCTCGTTCCGCTTCGACACGAAGGGCGCAACCCGTTTCGGCCAGGCCACGCAGGAAAATGTCGGGCGCCTGTTCGCCATTATCCTCGACGGCCAGGTCATTTCCGCGCCGCAGATCCGCGAGCCCATCCTGGGCGGAAGCGGCCAGATCTCCGGCAACTTCACCGTCCAGTCGGCGAACGACCTGGCGGTGCTCCTGCGCGCCGGCGCATTGCCGGCCACGCTGACGGTCATCGAGGAACGCACGGTCGGCCCCGGCCTCGGCCAGGATTCCATCGACGCCGGCAAGGTGGCTTCGATGATCGGCGCGGTGCTGGTGGTCGCCTTCATGGTCGCCGTCTACGGCCTGCTGGGCATCTTCGCCGTGGTCGCGCTCGGCGCGAACATCGCGATGATCATCGCCATCCTGTCCGGCCTCGGGGCGACGCTCACCCTGCCGGGCATCGCCGGCATCGTGCTCACCATGGGCATGGCGGTCGATTCCAACGTCCTTGTCTTCGAGCGAATACGCGAGGAAAGGGCAGGCGGCAGGTCCATCATCCAGGCCATCGATGCAGGCTTCTCGAAAGCGCTCGCCACCATCGTCGACGCCAATGTGACGACGCTGATCGCGGCCGTCATCCTGTTTTATCTGGGCACCGGCCCCGTCCGGGGCTTCGCCGTCACTCTTGCCATCGGCATCGTGACGACGGTGTTCTCAGCCTACACGCTGACGCGCTGGATGGTGGCCGTCTGGGTCAAGACCCGCCGGCCGAAGGAACTGCCGGCATCGCCGCTCCACGTGATCCCGCCGGAAACGGCCGTCCGTTTCATGCGGCTGCGCCGCTTCACCTTCTCCCTTTCCGCACTGGCTTCCATCGCCGCGCTTGCCCTGTTCATGACCGTCAACATGAACTACGGCATCGACTTCAAGGGCGGCTCGTCCATCGAGGTCCAGGCGATCGAGGGCGAGGCAGACATTGCCGACATCCGCTCACGCCTTTCCGGGCTCAATCTCGGCGAGGTGCAGGTGCAGGAGTTCGGCGATCCGCGCGACGTGCTGATCCGCGTTCAGGCGCAGGACGGCGGCGAGAACGCCGAGCAGACCGTGATCACCAAGGTGCGCGACGCGTTGGAAGCCGATTACGACTTCCGCCGGGTGGAAGTCGTCGGACCGACCGTCTCGGGAGAACTGGCCCGGGCAGGGACGATAGCCGTTCTGGCCTCGTTGTTTGCGATCCTGATCTACATCTGGCTGCGCTTCGAGTGGCAGTTCGCCGTGGGCGCCATATTGGCGACCACCCACGACGTGATCATGACGATAGGCTTCTTCGTCGTCACCGGCATCGAGTTCAACCTGACGAGTATCGCGGCCATCCTCACCATCGTCGGTTACTCGTTGAACGATACGGTCGTCGTCTATGACCGCGTGCGCGAGAATCTGCGGCGCTACAAGAAGATGCCGCTGCCGCAACTGCTCGACCTGTCGATGAACCAGACCTTGTCGCGAACGGTCATGACCTCGGTGACCACACTGCTGGCGCTGGTTGCGCTGTATGTGTTCGGCGGAGAGGTGATACGCTCCTTCACGGCTGCGATGATCTTCGGTGTCTTGATCGGCACATATTCCTCCATCTTCGTCGCCTCACCGCTTCTCATCCTGTTCCGCATGCGCACCGGCGGGCAGGAAGCGGGTGAGGAGGCCGAAAAGCAGCCGGTCACCGGCGCTGCGGCGAAGGGATGA
- a CDS encoding Mth938-like domain-containing protein: MSGGIQMRAAHFPGRAPIDAYGNGGFRFAEMSHRGSIQCLPSGIHAWEPADTEALSLEDFAAALAEAGDIEILLIGTGRSLRPVPAALRARLREAGMAIETMATGAAVRTFNVLLAEDRAVAAVLIAVP; the protein is encoded by the coding sequence ATGAGCGGTGGGATCCAAATGCGCGCGGCCCATTTCCCCGGCCGCGCGCCCATCGACGCCTATGGCAATGGCGGCTTCCGCTTCGCGGAGATGTCGCACCGCGGCTCGATCCAGTGCCTTCCTTCCGGCATTCATGCCTGGGAACCGGCCGATACCGAGGCCCTGAGCCTGGAGGATTTCGCCGCGGCCCTGGCCGAGGCGGGCGATATCGAGATCCTGCTGATCGGCACGGGCAGGTCGCTGCGGCCGGTTCCCGCCGCGCTTCGCGCCCGGCTGCGCGAAGCGGGCATGGCTATCGAGACCATGGCGACAGGCGCGGCGGTGCGCACGTTCAACGTGCTGTTGGCCGAGGATCGGGCCGTCGCCGCCGTTCTCATCGCCGTCCCGTGA
- a CDS encoding phytoene/squalene synthase family protein: MASATDILVQTVRGGDPDRYLSTLYAPREHRDALTALYAFNIEIASVRDKIAEALPGEVRLQWWRDALRNREGGGHPVASALIDAIERHGLPAHTFDSMIDARIFDLYDDPMPDRVSLEGYCGETASALIQLAGLVLDPERAPAFADAAGHAGCAQAIAGLLRSLPIHRRRGQCYIPQDVLAAAGTDREAFLEGEDKDAAVRAVMAMTALGRDHYGRFLDAAEGLPASLRPAYLPALLSRDYLARVARRPADALDKVVGISPVRRHWRMFMSATRG, translated from the coding sequence ATGGCGTCCGCCACCGATATCCTGGTGCAGACCGTTCGTGGCGGCGATCCCGACCGGTATCTGTCGACGCTTTATGCGCCGCGTGAGCACCGCGACGCGCTGACCGCGCTCTATGCCTTCAACATCGAGATCGCTTCCGTGCGCGACAAGATCGCCGAGGCCTTGCCAGGTGAGGTGCGGCTGCAATGGTGGCGCGACGCGCTGCGCAACCGCGAGGGCGGCGGCCATCCGGTGGCCTCGGCGCTGATCGACGCCATCGAGCGGCACGGGCTTCCCGCGCACACCTTCGACAGCATGATCGATGCCCGCATTTTCGACCTTTACGACGATCCCATGCCTGACCGGGTAAGCCTTGAAGGCTATTGCGGGGAGACCGCCTCCGCGCTGATCCAACTGGCCGGGCTCGTGCTCGACCCGGAGCGGGCCCCTGCATTCGCCGACGCCGCCGGTCACGCCGGCTGTGCGCAGGCGATAGCCGGGCTGTTGCGGTCGCTGCCCATCCACCGCCGGCGCGGCCAGTGCTACATCCCGCAGGACGTGCTGGCGGCAGCCGGCACCGACCGGGAAGCTTTCCTGGAAGGCGAGGACAAGGACGCCGCGGTGCGCGCCGTGATGGCCATGACCGCCCTTGGGCGGGACCATTACGGGCGGTTCCTCGATGCGGCCGAAGGCCTGCCCGCCAGCCTGCGGCCGGCCTATCTTCCCGCCCTTTTGAGCCGGGATTACCTCGCTCGCGTCGCGCGGCGCCCCGCCGATGCCCTGGACAAGGTCGTGGGGATCTCTCCGGTCAGGCGCCACTGGCGCATGTTCATGTCGGCCACGAGGGGCTAA
- a CDS encoding DUF4153 domain-containing protein: protein MAVISSSARHGGGNWHDVLIEMLRGIREAAVRFPVAVLLLLAASAWANVLVAYPQIAVGAWEAYDDMLVLGLLTGAVAALAVTLFCERRDVPSMWCQGAALLIGLAVTTLFVVPDTVALSPPALMAGIAGSALVAPFLWRGDSASFWMFGARAAFAALLAVLALVLFAGGISAILASLTHLFGLEVPDRLYHHVWVSTGLFAAPLFGLGQLPERFDEGPALVQAGFMDRGMRTLGDFVAAPLLIVYAVILHLYALKIVVTGEVPDGQIGWLVLSYGFCVFFVLILISPFFDRARAPSRLFLTWWPALLPVPLVLLFYALALRVSGFGLTPERYFLGLFALVMLAVLLLQLLPRSRGDIRIMAALPALALVLGSFGPQGAVATSIASQTARFQSLVVGQMADAARQNEALGALRFLDGHDALPPLPDGSQAEAGPDGRASRFRAVATAWGLDPDRPAGGSLAYVLRDVPGPVAFGTAGYDLVVHNVMLSAGDKTPFETALPGGGALTLALDGDALVISGAGESARFPIAPDQLRLLADAAPDNPGELDLKAGGRAVRIVPTYFYADTTENPRLQSMNATILLNAADWQ from the coding sequence ATGGCAGTCATTTCAAGCAGTGCCCGCCATGGCGGGGGGAACTGGCATGACGTGCTGATAGAGATGCTGCGTGGCATACGGGAGGCGGCGGTCCGGTTTCCGGTCGCCGTCCTGCTGCTCCTTGCGGCATCTGCCTGGGCCAACGTCCTGGTTGCCTATCCCCAAATCGCGGTAGGAGCCTGGGAAGCCTATGATGACATGCTGGTGCTGGGGCTTCTGACTGGAGCCGTCGCAGCGCTGGCCGTCACGCTCTTTTGCGAGCGGCGGGACGTGCCGTCGATGTGGTGCCAGGGGGCGGCGCTGCTGATCGGACTGGCCGTCACGACCCTCTTCGTCGTGCCGGATACGGTCGCCCTTAGCCCGCCCGCCTTGATGGCAGGCATTGCCGGCAGCGCGCTCGTCGCGCCTTTCCTGTGGCGCGGGGACAGCGCCTCGTTCTGGATGTTCGGCGCCAGGGCCGCTTTCGCGGCGCTGCTGGCAGTCCTGGCGCTGGTGCTTTTCGCCGGCGGCATATCGGCGATCCTGGCCAGCCTCACCCATCTGTTCGGCCTGGAAGTCCCCGACCGGCTCTACCACCACGTGTGGGTCTCCACCGGGCTCTTCGCCGCACCGCTGTTCGGCCTGGGACAGCTGCCCGAGCGCTTCGACGAGGGGCCGGCCCTCGTGCAGGCCGGCTTCATGGATCGCGGCATGCGCACGCTCGGCGACTTCGTGGCGGCGCCGCTGCTCATCGTCTACGCGGTCATCCTGCATCTTTACGCGCTGAAGATCGTGGTGACGGGCGAGGTGCCGGACGGGCAGATCGGCTGGCTCGTGCTAAGCTACGGCTTCTGCGTCTTTTTCGTTCTTATCCTGATCAGCCCCTTCTTCGACCGGGCCCGCGCGCCCAGCCGCCTGTTCCTGACATGGTGGCCGGCGCTCCTGCCGGTCCCGCTGGTGCTGCTTTTCTACGCCCTGGCGCTGCGCGTGAGCGGCTTTGGGCTAACGCCGGAACGGTATTTTCTCGGACTGTTCGCCCTGGTGATGCTGGCCGTCCTGCTTCTGCAGCTATTGCCGCGCTCAAGGGGCGACATCAGGATCATGGCAGCCTTGCCGGCGCTGGCGCTCGTCCTCGGCAGCTTCGGTCCGCAAGGCGCCGTTGCGACATCGATCGCCAGCCAGACCGCGCGCTTTCAGTCGCTTGTCGTCGGGCAGATGGCGGACGCGGCCCGTCAGAACGAAGCGCTGGGCGCGCTGCGGTTCCTCGACGGCCACGACGCCCTGCCGCCCCTGCCGGACGGCAGCCAGGCTGAAGCCGGACCCGACGGGCGCGCAAGCCGTTTCCGCGCCGTTGCAACAGCATGGGGCCTCGACCCCGACAGGCCCGCGGGCGGTTCCTTGGCTTATGTGCTGCGCGACGTGCCGGGACCCGTCGCGTTCGGCACGGCCGGCTATGATTTGGTCGTTCACAATGTGATGCTGAGCGCCGGTGACAAGACTCCCTTCGAGACGGCGTTGCCCGGCGGCGGCGCCCTGACCCTCGCGCTTGATGGCGATGCTCTGGTGATATCCGGCGCCGGCGAAAGCGCCCGCTTCCCGATCGCGCCGGATCAGCTGCGCCTCCTGGCGGACGCGGCGCCCGACAATCCGGGCGAGCTCGACCTGAAGGCCGGCGGCCGCGCGGTCAGGATCGTCCCGACATACTTTTATGCCGACACGACGGAAAACCCGCGATTGCAGTCCATGAACGCGACAATCCTGCTGAACGCCGCCGATTGGCAGTAG
- the trmFO gene encoding methylenetetrahydrofolate--tRNA-(uracil(54)-C(5))-methyltransferase (FADH(2)-oxidizing) TrmFO, with translation MTAKPIHIIGGGLAGSEAAWQAAQAGVPVILHEMRPVRGTEAHRTDGLAELVCSNSFRSDDAETNAVGVLHAEMRLAGSLIMRAGDANQVPAGGALAVDRDGFSDAVTKAIEDHPLITIAREEVTGLPPEGWDQAIIATGPLTAPALAEAIAAQTDEKALAFFDAIAPIVHFDTIDLDICWFQSRYDKVGPGGTGKDYINCPMDKAQYEAFIQALIQGEKTEFKEWEGTPYFDGCLPIEVMAERGPETLRHGPMKPMGLTNAHKPDEKPYAVVQLRQDNALGTLYNMVGFQTKLKYGEQARIFRMIPGLENAEFARLGGLHRNTYINSPALLDPTLQLKSRPGLRFAGQITGCEGYVESAAIGLLAGRFAAAERLGQPVLPPPPTTAFGALLGHITGGHILSEDEPGKRSFQPMNVNYGLFPPVEVDKPEGKRLRGKEKSVARKRALSARALTDCRQWLGGGFSAAAE, from the coding sequence ATGACAGCAAAACCCATTCACATTATCGGCGGCGGACTGGCCGGCTCGGAAGCGGCCTGGCAGGCTGCGCAGGCCGGCGTGCCCGTCATCCTCCATGAAATGCGGCCCGTGCGCGGCACCGAGGCGCACAGGACCGACGGCCTTGCCGAGCTCGTGTGCTCCAACTCCTTCCGTTCCGACGACGCGGAGACGAACGCGGTCGGCGTGCTGCATGCGGAAATGCGGCTGGCCGGCTCGCTGATCATGCGCGCAGGCGACGCCAACCAGGTGCCGGCCGGCGGGGCGCTGGCCGTCGACCGCGACGGCTTTTCCGATGCCGTGACCAAGGCGATCGAGGATCACCCGCTGATCACGATTGCCCGAGAGGAAGTCACCGGCCTGCCGCCGGAAGGCTGGGACCAGGCTATCATCGCGACCGGGCCCCTCACCGCCCCCGCCCTGGCCGAGGCGATCGCCGCCCAGACCGACGAGAAGGCGCTGGCCTTCTTCGACGCAATCGCGCCCATCGTCCATTTCGACACGATCGATCTGGATATCTGCTGGTTCCAGTCCCGCTACGACAAGGTGGGGCCAGGCGGCACCGGCAAGGACTATATCAACTGCCCGATGGACAAGGCGCAGTACGAGGCCTTCATCCAGGCGCTCATCCAGGGCGAGAAGACCGAGTTCAAGGAATGGGAAGGAACGCCCTATTTCGACGGCTGCCTGCCCATCGAGGTGATGGCCGAGCGGGGGCCGGAAACGCTGCGCCACGGACCGATGAAGCCGATGGGGCTCACCAACGCGCACAAGCCGGACGAAAAGCCCTATGCCGTCGTTCAGCTCCGCCAGGACAACGCGCTGGGCACGCTCTACAACATGGTCGGCTTTCAGACGAAGCTGAAATATGGTGAGCAGGCACGCATATTCCGGATGATCCCTGGGCTGGAGAACGCCGAGTTCGCGCGGCTGGGCGGCCTGCACCGCAACACCTACATCAATTCGCCGGCCCTGCTGGATCCGACCCTGCAGCTCAAGTCACGGCCGGGCCTGCGCTTTGCCGGCCAGATAACCGGCTGCGAGGGCTATGTGGAGAGCGCGGCCATCGGCCTGCTGGCCGGGCGTTTCGCCGCGGCCGAGCGGCTCGGGCAACCCGTCCTGCCGCCGCCGCCCACCACCGCCTTCGGCGCGCTTCTCGGCCATATCACCGGCGGCCATATCCTTTCCGAGGACGAGCCGGGTAAACGCTCTTTCCAGCCGATGAACGTCAATTACGGCCTGTTTCCGCCGGTCGAGGTGGACAAGCCCGAGGGCAAGCGGCTGCGCGGCAAGGAAAAGTCCGTCGCCAGGAAGCGGGCCTTGAGCGCCCGGGCCCTCACCGACTGCCGGCAGTGGCTCGGCGGCGGGTTTTCGGCCGCCGCCGAATAA
- a CDS encoding DUF1127 domain-containing protein: MNIIRNYRNWRRYRQTVTELSRLSTRELSDLGIARGDIPFVARKSL, encoded by the coding sequence ATGAACATCATTCGCAATTACCGTAACTGGCGCCGCTACCGGCAGACGGTTACCGAGCTGAGCCGCCTTTCCACTCGCGAGCTGAGCGACCTCGGTATCGCCCGCGGCGACATTCCTTTCGTGGCGCGCAAGTCGCTCTAA
- the tig gene encoding trigger factor, with protein MQVTETLNSGLKREIKVTVPAQDLESRLMERLEDAKSKVRLKGFRPGKVPLQHLRNIYGKSFMAEVVNEILSDSSKSIISERGEKPAMQPEINMTEDEKEAEKVLAGNADFEFSMSYEVIPPIEIKDFSEIKVTRPVYDVSDDEVEEQVKRIADSARTYKPKSGKAKEGDKVTIDYAGKIDGELFEGGSAEDSDVVIGHNQFIPGFEEQLVGLKAGDKTTIKVTFPEEYAAEHLAGKEAEFDVTVKQVSEADELVVDDELAKTLGLESAEKLREIVRGQLENQFGQVTRQKAKRQLLDALDDLYKFDAPSKLVEAEFENIWNQVTRDLESAGRTFEDEDTTEEEARAEYQRLAERRVRLGLVLAQIGEEAGVEVGEDEMQRALIESIRRYPQHQQQEIYDFYRQNPQALANIRAPLFEEKVVDHLLAKADVTDKKVGREELLADDEDEAEAKPAAEKKPAKKKAAPKKKAAKAEGDAE; from the coding sequence ATGCAGGTAACCGAGACTCTAAACTCAGGTCTTAAGCGCGAGATCAAAGTCACCGTGCCGGCCCAGGACCTCGAATCCAGGCTGATGGAGCGTCTCGAGGACGCCAAGTCGAAGGTGCGGCTGAAGGGCTTCCGCCCCGGCAAGGTGCCGCTGCAGCATCTGCGCAATATCTACGGCAAGTCCTTCATGGCCGAAGTGGTCAACGAGATCCTGTCCGATTCCTCCAAGTCGATCATTTCCGAGCGCGGCGAAAAGCCGGCCATGCAGCCGGAAATCAACATGACCGAGGACGAGAAGGAAGCCGAGAAGGTTCTGGCGGGCAACGCCGATTTCGAGTTCTCGATGAGCTACGAAGTCATCCCGCCGATCGAGATCAAGGATTTCTCCGAGATCAAGGTCACGCGTCCCGTCTACGACGTGTCGGATGACGAGGTCGAGGAGCAGGTCAAGCGCATCGCCGACTCGGCCCGCACCTATAAGCCGAAATCCGGCAAGGCCAAGGAAGGCGACAAGGTCACCATCGACTATGCCGGCAAGATCGACGGCGAGTTGTTCGAGGGCGGCTCGGCCGAAGACTCCGACGTGGTGATCGGCCACAATCAGTTCATCCCCGGCTTCGAAGAACAGCTCGTGGGCCTCAAGGCGGGCGACAAGACGACCATCAAGGTCACCTTCCCCGAGGAATATGCGGCGGAGCATCTGGCCGGCAAGGAAGCCGAGTTCGACGTCACCGTGAAGCAGGTTTCCGAGGCGGACGAACTGGTCGTCGACGACGAACTGGCCAAGACGCTGGGGCTGGAATCGGCCGAAAAGCTGCGCGAGATCGTCCGCGGCCAGCTTGAGAACCAGTTCGGCCAGGTGACGCGCCAGAAAGCCAAGCGCCAGCTCCTCGACGCCCTCGACGACTTGTACAAGTTCGATGCGCCGTCCAAGCTCGTCGAAGCCGAGTTCGAGAACATCTGGAACCAGGTGACCCGCGATCTGGAAAGCGCCGGCCGTACCTTCGAGGACGAAGACACGACCGAGGAGGAGGCGCGCGCCGAGTACCAGCGTCTGGCCGAGCGCCGCGTGCGCCTCGGCCTCGTGCTGGCGCAGATCGGCGAGGAAGCCGGCGTCGAGGTGGGCGAGGACGAGATGCAGCGCGCGCTGATCGAATCGATCCGCCGCTATCCGCAGCATCAGCAGCAGGAAATCTACGACTTCTACCGGCAGAACCCGCAGGCGCTGGCCAATATCCGCGCCCCTCTGTTCGAGGAAAAGGTCGTCGACCACCTTTTGGCCAAGGCCGATGTGACCGACAAGAAGGTCGGCCGCGAGGAGCTTCTGGCCGATGACGAAGACGAGGCGGAGGCAAAGCCCGCCGCCGAAAAGAAGCCGGCCAAGAAGAAGGCCGCCCCGAAAAAGAAGGCCGCCAAGGCCGAAGGCGACGCGGAATAG
- a CDS encoding MOSC domain-containing protein: MTEWTIDAVFVGTLKPLGPRGVLSGIFKQEATAPVAVGKTGLAGDHQGDTRVHGGPEKALHLYPARHYRSWRGEFPEMAGSLAAGAFGENISVPAIGEEDICIGDTLRLGTALVQFSQGRQPCWKLNERFGQKTMAARVQETGRTGWYFRVLEEGTVAAGDRLVLMERPQPEWTLARVTDLLYRDRLNYEALAELADNALLAWSWRKLAQRRLERRQVEDWSKRLKGSF; encoded by the coding sequence ATGACGGAATGGACAATCGATGCGGTCTTTGTCGGCACGCTGAAGCCGCTTGGCCCGCGCGGCGTTCTTAGCGGCATATTCAAGCAGGAGGCGACGGCCCCGGTTGCCGTGGGAAAGACAGGACTGGCCGGCGATCATCAGGGCGACACGCGCGTTCATGGCGGGCCGGAGAAGGCGCTGCACCTTTATCCCGCCCGTCACTACCGGTCGTGGCGCGGCGAGTTTCCGGAGATGGCGGGATCGCTCGCCGCGGGAGCGTTCGGTGAAAACATCTCGGTACCCGCCATCGGCGAGGAGGACATCTGCATCGGCGACACGCTGCGGCTTGGCACCGCACTGGTGCAGTTTTCGCAAGGACGCCAGCCCTGCTGGAAGCTGAACGAGCGCTTCGGCCAGAAGACGATGGCGGCCCGTGTCCAGGAAACCGGCCGCACCGGCTGGTATTTCCGCGTGTTGGAGGAAGGGACCGTCGCCGCGGGCGACCGCCTGGTGCTGATGGAGCGCCCCCAGCCGGAATGGACGCTGGCCCGCGTCACCGACCTGCTTTACCGCGACAGGCTGAACTATGAGGCACTGGCCGAACTCGCCGACAACGCCCTGCTCGCCTGGAGCTGGCGAAAGCTCGCCCAGCGCCGGCTGGAGCGGCGCCAGGTGGAGGACTGGTCGAAGCGGCTGAAAGGCTCGTTTTGA
- a CDS encoding helix-turn-helix domain-containing protein has translation MADNKSPLNAPIRFSDIGARLRAYRIGQGIAPETLASRLGISRAALYRAEKGQIRKIEMLTSIADELGVSLPSLMGVGVEYVSTATAFFERMRQLETECQQIIGLFSPVSYLLTSDKYDSVLEEVLSESIPDGASASHEASQTVEALLDILKARKTAFRQRRPLIVSLIATADLERFLLHGLIGRHDLPQNLIDERRVKARREAEHIIKTLRDQPIGVQIGVVREPVPATSFQIFRQADRSVLAISPFRLGEQPNIRVGVALITSAPEAMQLHEDIAARLWDEALKGADAADYLEAMVRKYGIST, from the coding sequence GTGGCGGACAACAAATCTCCCCTCAACGCGCCTATACGTTTCAGCGACATAGGGGCGCGGCTGCGGGCCTACCGCATCGGCCAGGGCATAGCGCCCGAGACGCTTGCCTCGCGGCTCGGCATTTCGCGGGCTGCCCTCTACCGGGCCGAAAAAGGGCAGATCCGCAAGATCGAGATGCTTACCAGCATTGCCGACGAGCTGGGCGTTTCGCTGCCCAGCCTGATGGGCGTGGGCGTCGAATATGTGAGCACGGCAACCGCATTCTTCGAGCGCATGAGGCAGTTGGAGACCGAGTGCCAGCAGATCATCGGCCTTTTCAGCCCGGTGTCCTACCTGCTGACCTCGGATAAATATGATTCAGTGCTGGAAGAGGTGCTATCCGAATCGATTCCCGATGGCGCATCGGCCAGCCATGAAGCCTCGCAGACCGTCGAGGCGCTGCTCGACATCCTCAAGGCCCGCAAGACGGCCTTCCGGCAGCGGCGCCCGCTGATCGTCAGCCTGATCGCGACGGCGGATCTGGAGCGCTTCCTTCTGCACGGCCTCATCGGCCGTCACGACCTGCCGCAGAACCTTATCGACGAACGCCGCGTCAAGGCCCGCCGCGAGGCCGAACACATCATCAAGACGCTGCGCGATCAGCCGATTGGCGTGCAGATCGGCGTCGTGCGCGAGCCGGTGCCGGCCACGAGCTTCCAGATATTCCGGCAGGCCGACCGCTCGGTCCTGGCCATCAGCCCGTTCCGTCTCGGCGAGCAGCCCAATATCCGGGTCGGGGTCGCGCTGATCACGTCGGCGCCGGAGGCCATGCAACTCCACGAGGACATCGCCGCCCGTCTCTGGGACGAGGCGCTGAAGGGCGCGGATGCAGCAGATTATCTGGAAGCGATGGTGCGGAAATACGGGATTTCCACCTGA